One part of the Lachnospiraceae bacterium JLR.KK002 genome encodes these proteins:
- a CDS encoding SPFH domain-containing protein, giving the protein MAGYIVLVLFIILALILVVSCIKIVPQAHALVIERLGGYQGTWGVGLHFKVPFIDRVAKRVLLKEQVVDFAPQPVITKDNVTMRIDTVVYFQITDPKLFAYGVENPIMAIENLTATTLRNIIGDLELDETLTSRELINTKMRASLDVATDPWGIKVNRVELKNIIPPQQIQDAMEKQAKAERERRAAVTQAEGEKTATVLVAEGKKESAILDAEAEKQAAILRAEAKKEATMREAEGQAEAILRIQKANADGLRFLKEAAPDSSVLQLKSLEAFAKAADGKATKIIIPSEIQGLAGLAKSVVEIGKEN; this is encoded by the coding sequence ATGGCAGGATATATTGTTTTGGTATTGTTTATAATTCTGGCTCTGATTCTGGTGGTATCATGTATTAAAATTGTACCCCAGGCACACGCTCTTGTCATTGAGCGTCTGGGCGGATATCAGGGAACCTGGGGCGTGGGCCTGCATTTTAAAGTGCCCTTTATCGACCGTGTGGCGAAACGGGTACTGTTGAAAGAACAGGTGGTGGATTTTGCACCCCAGCCGGTAATCACCAAGGATAACGTAACCATGCGGATTGATACGGTGGTATATTTCCAGATTACAGACCCCAAGCTGTTTGCCTATGGGGTGGAGAATCCCATTATGGCCATTGAAAATCTGACGGCCACTACGCTTCGTAATATTATCGGAGATCTGGAGCTGGACGAAACACTGACTTCCAGAGAACTGATTAATACGAAAATGAGGGCTTCCCTTGACGTGGCCACAGACCCCTGGGGAATTAAGGTGAACCGTGTAGAGCTTAAGAATATTATTCCGCCCCAGCAGATTCAGGACGCCATGGAGAAGCAGGCCAAGGCAGAGCGTGAACGCCGGGCGGCCGTTACGCAGGCGGAAGGTGAGAAAACAGCAACCGTGCTGGTAGCGGAAGGTAAGAAGGAATCCGCAATTCTGGATGCGGAAGCAGAAAAACAGGCGGCAATTCTCCGGGCAGAAGCCAAGAAAGAAGCTACCATGCGGGAAGCAGAAGGTCAGGCGGAAGCAATCCTGAGAATTCAGAAGGCCAATGCAGACGGACTTCGTTTCCTGAAAGAAGCGGCTCCGGACAGTTCCGTGCTTCAGTTAAAGAGCCTGGAAGCATTTGCAAAAGCAGCGGACGGAAAAGCTACGAAAATTATTATTCCTTCCGAGATTCAGGGGCTGGCAGGTCTGGCCAAATCAGTGGTGGAAATCGGAA
- a CDS encoding NfeD family protein: MEGIFWLIVVVVMAVIEIITLGLTTIWFAGGALVAFLASLLGAGLLVQTILFIVVSVVLLAVTRPLAVEFFNKGRIKTNAESLIGETAVVQQEIDNLRAKGMVSVNGQEWSARSVDDEIIPDETLVEIMEISGVKLLVRKKENEE; the protein is encoded by the coding sequence ATGGAAGGTATTTTCTGGTTAATTGTAGTGGTAGTCATGGCTGTCATTGAGATTATCACCCTGGGCCTGACCACCATCTGGTTTGCAGGCGGGGCGCTGGTGGCATTTCTGGCCAGTCTGCTGGGAGCCGGATTACTGGTGCAGACCATATTGTTTATTGTGGTATCGGTGGTGCTGCTGGCGGTCACAAGACCTCTGGCCGTAGAATTTTTTAATAAGGGCCGCATTAAGACTAATGCGGAAAGCCTGATTGGGGAGACAGCCGTGGTGCAGCAGGAAATTGACAACCTGAGGGCAAAGGGCATGGTCAGCGTCAACGGACAGGAATGGTCTGCAAGGTCAGTGGATGATGAAATTATTCCCGATGAAACTCTGGTGGAAATCATGGAAATCAGCGGTGTGAAACTGCTGGTCAGGAAAAAGGAAAATGAAGAATAA
- a CDS encoding cell wall hydrolase, giving the protein MKFKRVMESGIVTAFALVMTVSSVYGTNVTVQAPDSQEVELSAEPAGVGNGSEKATREKVVKQVVAAAMAENEPEQTAENTEEISSQEKAAGPEETAEEPEQAAAPAETAEEPEQAAAPAEVNTEETATPEETEEAKGAEETQESVEEPQESPEEPQESPEETQESVEETQKLQESAEETEAPVVDSLVAMGSEEVSPWASKLLPNVEDYLNIRTEPSDEAELAGKLHKGASADILEKGDEWTKISSGSVEGYVKNEFCVVGLEAERLANEVGTVYATATTGGVRVREEASASEETEILDVLEEGGKVKVDTDMEAAEGWVAVKMEEGTGYISAEYVDVELKLGKAISIEEERAAIAAAEAEKARKAAQQAGGSVSQRGAVSASYDDVTLLGALIQCEAGSEPYEGKLAVGAVVMNRLRAGYAGSISGVIYQSGQFTPASSGSLASVLASGVSGSCLQAAQEAIGGASNVGGATSFRSVSSGMSGIVIGNHVFF; this is encoded by the coding sequence ATGAAATTCAAGAGGGTTATGGAAAGCGGAATCGTTACAGCTTTTGCACTGGTGATGACAGTTTCTTCCGTGTATGGCACAAACGTAACAGTTCAGGCACCAGACAGCCAGGAAGTAGAATTATCAGCAGAACCGGCAGGAGTAGGCAATGGGTCAGAGAAAGCCACCAGAGAAAAAGTGGTAAAACAGGTGGTAGCAGCAGCCATGGCAGAAAATGAGCCTGAACAGACAGCAGAAAATACAGAGGAAATTTCCAGTCAGGAGAAAGCAGCCGGCCCGGAAGAAACCGCAGAAGAACCGGAACAGGCAGCAGCTCCTGCAGAAACCGCAGAGGAGCCGGAACAGGCAGCAGCTCCTGCGGAAGTTAATACAGAAGAAACTGCCACACCGGAAGAAACTGAGGAAGCGAAAGGGGCAGAAGAGACACAGGAATCTGTGGAAGAGCCGCAGGAATCCCCGGAAGAGCCGCAGGAATCCCCGGAAGAGACACAGGAATCTGTGGAAGAAACACAAAAGCTGCAGGAATCTGCAGAGGAAACAGAAGCCCCTGTTGTAGACAGTCTGGTGGCAATGGGAAGCGAGGAGGTTTCCCCCTGGGCTTCTAAATTATTACCGAATGTAGAAGATTATCTGAATATTCGTACGGAGCCTTCCGACGAAGCGGAACTTGCAGGAAAACTGCACAAAGGGGCGTCCGCAGACATTCTCGAAAAAGGAGATGAATGGACGAAAATCAGTTCCGGAAGCGTGGAAGGATATGTGAAAAATGAATTCTGCGTGGTGGGGCTGGAAGCAGAGCGCCTTGCAAATGAAGTGGGAACCGTATATGCTACCGCCACTACCGGAGGCGTAAGAGTCAGAGAAGAAGCCTCTGCTTCCGAAGAAACAGAAATTCTGGACGTACTGGAAGAAGGCGGCAAAGTTAAAGTAGATACTGACATGGAAGCCGCTGAAGGCTGGGTGGCAGTAAAAATGGAAGAAGGCACCGGATATATCAGTGCAGAATACGTAGATGTTGAGTTAAAACTTGGAAAAGCAATTTCCATTGAAGAAGAACGCGCAGCCATTGCGGCAGCAGAAGCGGAAAAAGCCAGAAAGGCAGCACAGCAGGCCGGCGGCAGTGTTTCGCAGCGGGGAGCGGTATCAGCTTCTTATGATGATGTTACATTGCTGGGAGCACTGATTCAGTGTGAGGCAGGCAGCGAACCTTACGAAGGCAAACTTGCGGTAGGCGCAGTTGTTATGAACCGTCTCCGGGCAGGCTATGCAGGAAGTATTTCCGGCGTTATTTACCAGAGCGGACAGTTTACTCCGGCTTCCAGCGGAAGTCTGGCCAGCGTACTGGCCAGCGGCGTGTCCGGAAGCTGCCTGCAGGCGGCACAGGAAGCCATCGGCGGGGCAAGCAATGTAGGCGGAGCCACCAGTTTCCGAAGCGTATCTTCCGGAATGTCAGGAATTGTAATTGGAAATCATGTATTTTTCTAA
- a CDS encoding methyl-accepting chemotaxis protein, protein MKEKNVPVKEKRTASSNTIRLSSIKTRVVSVLLFSLIATVLLSTWIIIPNVKRNITSTTQSYMLDLTASYGRVLDQNTNISIMYLHADRLEALLDNVGLQNVESSYFYVLGPEGNILFHPNQDSAGQPADIPVISGLLEQVAEGTFPEPDILHYTYNGEGTYASYYTVNKGKAILLLTANEDDVLKPVTDVSRRALVYSGILAILLSISGYFAIARMTRPIVIISDIIKKFADMDLTEDKRLEQICRRKDETGAMGTALLSLRSALTDVISDIKDQSALLYRTSESLNSSASETAGTVRNVGRAVSEIAVGAASQAEETQKASDDILIIGNMVQNTSSEVSSLRSIAQSIRVSSDMADATLHELDSVNRRAINSINIIYEQTHTTNESALKIKEAASMISAIADETSLLSLNASIEAARAGEAGRGFAVVASQIQKLAEQSNESASQIDAIIHDLLEDSQKAVETMESVREIMIKQNENVSQTGSAFTQVQSGIASSTANVDTIANRTAQLNSARVNIVDVVQNLTSIAEQNAANTQETSAAVLEVANVMQEISRYASSLQEIASSLETNVDTFHLEQNR, encoded by the coding sequence GTGAAAGAAAAAAATGTTCCAGTGAAGGAGAAAAGAACTGCATCATCCAATACCATCAGACTTTCCTCCATTAAAACAAGGGTTGTCAGCGTTCTTCTGTTCTCGCTTATTGCAACGGTGCTCCTCAGTACCTGGATTATTATTCCAAATGTTAAGAGAAATATTACATCCACCACACAAAGCTATATGCTGGACCTTACCGCTTCCTATGGACGGGTTCTGGACCAGAATACCAATATTTCCATTATGTATCTGCACGCAGACCGCCTGGAAGCCCTGCTGGATAATGTAGGATTACAGAACGTGGAATCCAGTTATTTTTATGTACTGGGCCCGGAAGGAAACATTCTTTTTCATCCGAATCAGGACAGCGCCGGCCAGCCTGCCGATATCCCGGTAATCTCCGGCCTGCTGGAACAGGTTGCAGAAGGCACCTTTCCGGAGCCCGATATTCTCCACTATACTTACAATGGAGAAGGAACGTATGCTTCCTATTATACAGTAAACAAAGGAAAGGCCATTCTGCTCCTTACAGCAAATGAAGATGATGTTCTGAAGCCTGTCACGGATGTGAGCAGACGTGCTCTGGTTTACAGCGGTATCCTTGCCATTTTGCTGAGTATTTCCGGCTATTTTGCAATTGCCAGAATGACCAGGCCCATTGTGATTATCTCTGATATTATTAAAAAATTTGCCGATATGGATTTAACGGAAGATAAGCGGCTGGAACAGATTTGCAGACGCAAAGATGAAACAGGAGCCATGGGAACTGCTTTGCTGTCTCTCCGTTCCGCCCTGACAGACGTAATTTCTGATATCAAAGACCAGAGCGCCCTGCTGTACCGTACCTCGGAATCTTTAAACAGCAGCGCTTCGGAAACTGCAGGAACTGTCCGGAATGTGGGACGGGCTGTTTCGGAAATTGCTGTGGGTGCAGCCAGCCAGGCTGAAGAAACTCAGAAAGCCTCTGATGATATTCTGATTATCGGTAATATGGTGCAAAATACTTCCTCAGAGGTTTCCTCTCTGCGCAGTATCGCCCAGTCCATCCGGGTTTCCAGTGATATGGCAGACGCCACTCTCCATGAACTGGATTCTGTGAATCGGCGGGCTATTAATTCTATCAATATTATATATGAACAGACTCACACCACCAACGAATCTGCTCTTAAAATTAAGGAAGCTGCCAGCATGATATCCGCTATTGCTGACGAAACCAGCCTGCTGTCTCTGAACGCTTCCATTGAAGCTGCCAGAGCCGGAGAAGCAGGACGGGGATTTGCTGTGGTTGCCTCTCAGATTCAGAAACTTGCCGAACAGTCCAATGAATCTGCCAGCCAGATTGACGCCATTATACATGACCTGCTGGAAGATTCTCAAAAGGCTGTGGAAACTATGGAATCTGTCAGAGAAATCATGATAAAACAAAATGAAAATGTATCCCAGACCGGTTCCGCCTTTACGCAGGTTCAGAGCGGTATCGCTTCTTCGACGGCAAATGTCGATACTATTGCCAACCGAACCGCTCAGTTAAATTCTGCCCGTGTAAATATTGTAGATGTGGTGCAGAATCTGACCTCAATTGCGGAACAAAACGCCGCAAATACGCAGGAAACTTCAGCAGCAGTTCTGGAAGTTGCAAATGTTATGCAGGAAATTTCCAGATATGCTTCCTCTCTGCAGGAGATTGCTTCTTCTCTGGAAACGAATGTAGATACTTTTCATCTGGAACAGAACAGATAA
- a CDS encoding glucose-6-phosphate isomerase, translating to MMEKVSFDYGKAAGFISQEEVSYMTKLVEDARELLVSKNGAGNDFLGWLDLPVEYDREEYDRIKKAAARIQSDSEVLVVIGIGGSYLGARAAIEFLRHGFYNNVSKEIRKTPEIYYAGNSISSTYLAGLIEVIGDRDFSVNIISKSGTTTEPAIAFRVFKEMLEKKYGKEGAAKRIYATTDKARGALKGLATEEGYESFVVPDDVGGRFSVLTAVGLLPIAVSGADIDKLMEGAAKGREMALNQPFAENDAMQYAAVRNILLRKGKAVEVLANYEPALHYVSEWWKQLYGESEGKDQKGIFPASVDLTTDLHSMGQFIQDGARIMFETVMNVEKARSTVKINEEPVDLDGLNYLAGKDMDFVNKSAMNGTILAHTDGNVPNLVINIPEQNEFYLGELFYFYEFACGLSGYLLGVNPFNQPGVESYKRNMFALLGKPGYEAEREELLKRL from the coding sequence ATCATGGAAAAAGTATCATTTGATTATGGGAAAGCTGCAGGATTTATCAGTCAGGAAGAAGTCAGTTATATGACAAAACTGGTAGAAGATGCCAGAGAACTTCTGGTTTCCAAAAACGGAGCAGGAAATGATTTTCTGGGATGGCTGGATTTGCCGGTAGAATATGACAGGGAAGAATATGACAGGATTAAAAAAGCGGCTGCAAGAATTCAGAGTGATTCAGAGGTGCTTGTTGTGATTGGAATCGGCGGTTCCTATCTGGGCGCGAGAGCTGCCATTGAATTCCTGAGGCACGGATTCTATAATAATGTCTCAAAGGAAATCCGTAAAACACCGGAAATCTATTATGCAGGAAACAGTATCAGCAGCACATATCTTGCCGGACTGATTGAAGTAATCGGTGACCGTGATTTCTCAGTTAATATTATTTCAAAGTCAGGAACCACCACAGAGCCGGCCATCGCGTTCCGGGTATTTAAGGAAATGCTGGAAAAGAAATATGGCAAAGAGGGAGCGGCAAAACGTATCTATGCGACCACAGATAAAGCAAGAGGAGCATTAAAGGGTCTTGCAACGGAAGAAGGATATGAGAGTTTTGTGGTACCGGATGATGTAGGCGGACGTTTTTCCGTACTGACCGCAGTAGGTCTTCTTCCCATTGCAGTCAGCGGCGCTGATATAGATAAACTGATGGAAGGCGCGGCAAAAGGACGCGAGATGGCTTTAAATCAGCCCTTTGCGGAAAATGACGCCATGCAGTATGCAGCAGTGCGCAATATCCTGCTGAGAAAAGGCAAGGCAGTAGAAGTACTTGCCAATTATGAACCGGCCCTTCACTATGTTTCAGAATGGTGGAAACAGCTTTACGGCGAAAGTGAAGGAAAAGATCAGAAAGGTATTTTCCCCGCTTCCGTGGATCTGACCACAGACCTCCATTCTATGGGACAGTTTATTCAGGACGGTGCCAGAATTATGTTTGAAACTGTAATGAATGTGGAAAAGGCGCGCAGTACGGTGAAAATCAATGAGGAACCGGTGGATTTGGATGGTTTGAACTATCTTGCAGGCAAGGATATGGATTTTGTCAACAAGAGTGCCATGAACGGAACTATTCTGGCGCATACGGATGGAAACGTGCCTAATCTGGTTATCAATATTCCGGAGCAGAACGAGTTTTATCTGGGCGAACTGTTTTATTTCTATGAGTTTGCCTGTGGTCTGAGCGGATATCTGCTGGGAGTGAATCCTTTCAATCAGCCTGGCGTGGAAAGCTATAAACGCAATATGTTTGCGTTACTGGGCAAGCCGGGATATGAGGCAGAACGGGAAGAATTATTGAAGAGACTGTAA
- a CDS encoding undecaprenyldiphospho-muramoylpentapeptide beta-N-acetylglucosaminyltransferase: MKRIVLTGGGTAGHVTPNIALLPRLKELGYDIRYIGSRDGIEKKLIEQYDIPYYGISSGKLRRYFDWKNFSDPFRVIKGYGQARSLLKKLKPDVVFSKGGFVSVPVIMAAKHRRIPAVIHESDITPGLANKLAIPNATKVCCNFPETLKYLPPDKAVLTGSPIRQELLSGNPLNGLTYCHFKAGKPVIMIIGGSSGSQLINETIRGLLPELLKDYQVLHLCGKGNLDETLDNTEGYVQFEYANKELSDMFALADIVVSRAGANAICELLALRKPNILIPLSASASRGDQILNARSFERQGFSVVIEEEQLSQEVLLEAIRNLFKNRSQYAEAMAGSEQLNSVETVVQLLEQAAG; this comes from the coding sequence ATGAAAAGAATTGTTTTGACAGGCGGAGGCACCGCCGGGCATGTAACGCCCAATATCGCCCTGCTTCCCAGATTAAAAGAACTTGGTTACGATATCCGTTACATTGGCTCCCGTGACGGAATTGAAAAGAAACTGATAGAGCAGTATGATATCCCTTACTATGGTATTTCTTCCGGCAAACTGCGCAGGTATTTCGACTGGAAGAATTTTTCCGACCCTTTCAGGGTCATCAAAGGCTACGGACAGGCCCGTTCCCTGCTTAAAAAACTGAAGCCGGATGTGGTGTTTTCCAAAGGAGGGTTCGTCTCTGTTCCTGTAATTATGGCCGCAAAACACCGCAGAATCCCGGCTGTCATACACGAATCAGACATTACCCCCGGTCTGGCCAATAAACTGGCCATTCCAAACGCTACAAAAGTCTGCTGCAATTTTCCGGAAACCTTAAAATATCTTCCCCCGGACAAAGCTGTTCTGACAGGCTCCCCCATACGCCAGGAACTGCTGTCCGGCAATCCTTTAAACGGTCTTACATACTGCCATTTTAAAGCAGGAAAACCGGTAATTATGATTATCGGCGGAAGCAGCGGTTCTCAGTTAATCAACGAAACCATCCGGGGCCTCCTTCCGGAACTGCTGAAAGATTACCAGGTACTGCATTTATGCGGAAAAGGAAATCTGGACGAGACACTTGACAATACGGAAGGGTATGTGCAGTTTGAATATGCAAATAAAGAATTGAGCGATATGTTTGCACTGGCAGACATCGTAGTCTCCAGAGCCGGCGCCAACGCCATCTGCGAACTGCTGGCTCTGCGGAAACCCAATATTTTAATTCCTCTCTCTGCCAGCGCCAGCCGGGGAGATCAGATTTTGAACGCCCGTTCTTTTGAACGTCAGGGCTTCAGCGTAGTAATTGAAGAAGAACAGCTCAGCCAGGAAGTTCTGCTGGAAGCCATCCGGAATCTGTTTAAAAACCGCAGCCAGTATGCAGAAGCCATGGCCGGAAGCGAACAGCTCAATTCTGTGGAAACTGTGGTGCAGCTTTTAGAGCAGGCTGCCGGATAA
- a CDS encoding HIT family protein has translation MKEDCIFCKIAAGEIPSKTIYEDSEFRVILDISPAVKGHALIIPKEHYGNLFELPEELAVKVMILAKKLAAHMTEVLECDGFNLVQNNGEAAGQTVFHFHMHLIPRYENDGNQDRLCWNHQEVSPEEMEEICRKLQQPAE, from the coding sequence ATGAAAGAAGACTGTATTTTCTGTAAAATCGCTGCCGGGGAGATTCCCTCGAAAACCATATATGAGGATTCCGAATTCCGGGTAATTCTGGATATCAGTCCGGCGGTAAAAGGACATGCACTGATTATTCCGAAGGAGCATTATGGCAATCTTTTTGAACTGCCGGAGGAACTGGCAGTAAAAGTTATGATTCTTGCAAAAAAACTGGCTGCTCATATGACAGAAGTGCTGGAATGCGACGGATTCAACCTTGTGCAGAACAATGGAGAGGCAGCGGGCCAGACCGTATTTCATTTCCACATGCATCTGATTCCCAGATACGAGAATGACGGGAACCAGGACAGGCTGTGCTGGAATCATCAGGAAGTATCGCCGGAAGAAATGGAAGAAATCTGCCGGAAACTTCAGCAGCCGGCAGAATAA
- a CDS encoding SCP2 sterol-binding domain-containing protein → MKVNIYYGGRGLLDDPTLYVINKMQEVLVELRVTVERYNIYEHKNSISTLPQTIKDADGIVLATTVEWLGIGGYMQQFLDACWLYGDKEKFATTYMQPIVMSTTYGEREGEIALASAWEILGGLPCSGLCGYVEDLISFEMNRDYTVLIEKKAENLYRTISQKLKSLPNSNQAVKQSVLRPQQLELTPQESEQLSKFVSDDVYVKKQKEDIEELSSMFRDLLGQSEENAEMAYITELESHFVPQDDFSATYLFMIDGKKKPLTVEVHNEELRVHYGQGEKVDVYTKLTPAVMDNIIQGRMSFQRAFMTGEMTAKGNFKTLKMLDQIFNFS, encoded by the coding sequence ATGAAAGTAAATATTTATTATGGCGGACGGGGATTACTGGATGATCCCACCTTATATGTAATTAATAAAATGCAGGAAGTTCTGGTTGAACTCCGGGTGACAGTAGAGCGTTACAATATATATGAACATAAAAACAGTATTTCCACTCTGCCCCAGACCATTAAGGACGCAGATGGAATCGTTCTGGCCACAACGGTGGAATGGCTGGGAATCGGCGGTTATATGCAGCAGTTCCTGGACGCCTGCTGGCTCTATGGAGATAAGGAGAAATTTGCCACTACCTACATGCAGCCCATCGTAATGTCCACCACATATGGAGAACGGGAAGGTGAGATTGCTCTGGCAAGTGCCTGGGAAATTCTGGGCGGCCTGCCCTGCAGCGGCCTGTGCGGCTATGTGGAAGATCTGATTTCCTTTGAAATGAACCGGGATTATACGGTGCTGATTGAGAAAAAAGCAGAAAATCTGTACCGTACCATTTCTCAGAAATTAAAAAGTCTGCCGAACAGCAATCAGGCGGTAAAACAGTCTGTTCTGCGGCCTCAGCAGCTGGAACTGACGCCTCAGGAAAGTGAGCAGCTCTCAAAATTTGTATCTGACGATGTTTATGTGAAGAAACAGAAAGAAGATATTGAAGAACTGAGCAGTATGTTCCGGGATTTGCTGGGACAGAGTGAGGAAAATGCAGAAATGGCATATATTACGGAGCTGGAGTCTCACTTTGTTCCACAGGATGATTTTTCCGCCACCTATCTTTTTATGATTGACGGGAAGAAAAAGCCCCTGACCGTGGAAGTCCATAATGAAGAACTGCGGGTACATTACGGACAGGGAGAAAAAGTAGATGTTTATACCAAGCTGACGCCTGCCGTGATGGATAATATTATTCAGGGCAGGATGAGTTTTCAGAGAGCTTTTATGACAGGGGAAATGACCGCAAAAGGAAACTTTAAAACATTAAAAATGCTGGATCAGATATTTAATTTCAGTTAG
- a CDS encoding DUF6382 domain-containing protein codes for MTKESLEGSMRADRNEIREGKKQKMGEAGLDVTYRRNLHRSHMCIRAQGTAGTCELKMMEGKQIPCLLKLEITVMEGETYYLYDISGKQQIDDYLSGKKMGYEILWRLLFSIKELCRVLPDYLLREAGVCLKGEYIYVNLEDGSLYFTYLPFWQESLPEAFERYMEGILRKTDHQDQAATELVYQVYQNCLAENASVHKILETAMAEQKKQEPGEEKKEKFPEEYFSAEIPEETAAEKKKLWEKAADRIKIRSGNYTWFCQFSEQLEKLLEKEMFSLKKKNFGQEKKTENKKPFRNKSSGRKLFQKAEFRKKKEEKADLFLSKAPAEAKPEECVQLHPTEILAVRGQDPMGKLIYQGIHGCGDILITGDEFLIGKNRQQAQGIIEAEGISRLHARISRQEMEYYLEDLNSTNGTYLNEIPLEYHQKKAMCRNDRVRFGVEEYLFV; via the coding sequence ATGACAAAAGAGAGTCTGGAAGGAAGCATGAGAGCAGACAGGAATGAGATCAGAGAAGGAAAGAAACAAAAGATGGGGGAAGCAGGTCTGGATGTAACTTACAGGAGAAATCTCCACAGAAGCCATATGTGTATCAGGGCACAGGGAACAGCCGGAACATGTGAGCTGAAAATGATGGAGGGAAAACAGATACCTTGTTTGCTGAAGCTGGAAATCACTGTTATGGAAGGCGAAACGTATTATCTGTATGATATCAGCGGAAAACAGCAGATAGACGACTATCTGTCGGGCAAAAAAATGGGGTATGAAATTCTCTGGCGGCTTCTGTTTTCCATAAAAGAACTCTGCAGAGTGCTGCCGGACTATCTGCTGCGGGAAGCCGGAGTCTGTCTGAAAGGAGAATATATTTATGTGAATCTGGAGGATGGCAGCCTGTATTTTACCTATCTTCCTTTCTGGCAGGAAAGCCTCCCGGAAGCATTTGAACGCTATATGGAGGGGATACTCAGAAAAACAGATCATCAGGATCAGGCGGCCACGGAGCTGGTGTATCAGGTGTATCAGAATTGTCTGGCAGAAAATGCCAGTGTACATAAAATACTGGAGACTGCAATGGCGGAACAGAAAAAACAAGAACCCGGTGAGGAGAAAAAGGAAAAATTTCCGGAAGAATATTTTTCAGCGGAAATTCCGGAAGAAACTGCGGCGGAGAAGAAAAAACTGTGGGAGAAGGCAGCGGACAGAATCAAAATCCGTTCGGGCAACTATACATGGTTCTGCCAGTTTTCAGAACAGTTGGAGAAATTGCTGGAAAAAGAAATGTTCAGTCTGAAAAAGAAAAATTTCGGACAGGAGAAAAAGACAGAAAATAAGAAACCATTCCGGAATAAAAGTTCCGGGAGAAAACTGTTTCAGAAGGCGGAATTTCGGAAAAAGAAGGAGGAAAAAGCGGATTTATTTCTCAGTAAAGCGCCTGCGGAAGCAAAACCGGAAGAATGCGTACAGCTTCATCCTACGGAAATTCTGGCAGTCCGCGGACAGGACCCCATGGGAAAGCTGATATATCAGGGCATACATGGGTGCGGGGATATTCTGATTACAGGAGATGAATTTCTGATTGGGAAAAACAGGCAGCAGGCTCAGGGAATTATTGAAGCAGAAGGAATCAGCCGGCTCCATGCCAGAATCAGCCGTCAGGAAATGGAATATTATCTTGAAGATCTGAATTCTACCAATGGGACATACCTGAATGAAATCCCCCTGGAATATCATCAGAAGAAAGCAATGTGCAGAAATGACCGCGTCCGTTTTGGCGTGGAGGAGTACCTGTTTGTCTGA
- a CDS encoding TadE family protein yields MPWITGKENEKHSLRQQNKKENCYGISHEAYPECHSRFRPGALFHSSVPGSLTVEAALVLPVFLFAMVMILFLFRIMQIQYIVENSLDKAVAEVSLMDEISEKAAENMTKAVFYKELAVQNCPISHIQLGIAGFSWKQTRVDKRVIDAQIRYSVPFPLRFFGKKSIELRDSCRMVRWIGNQESNSGNQEQEWVYVTPREQVFHTSRTCTHLKLSVMAVSSDRLNTDWNTCSACGHCARGKKPGAVVYVTREGESYHLKVNCSGLKRTVYMIPKEQTGGKRPCTRCGGK; encoded by the coding sequence GTGCCCTGGATAACAGGAAAGGAAAATGAAAAACACTCTCTCAGGCAGCAGAATAAAAAAGAAAATTGTTATGGAATATCTCACGAAGCGTATCCGGAATGTCATTCCCGCTTCCGGCCAGGGGCACTTTTTCATTCCTCTGTTCCGGGCAGCCTGACGGTAGAGGCGGCGCTGGTGCTTCCTGTTTTTCTCTTTGCAATGGTTATGATACTGTTTCTCTTTCGAATCATGCAGATTCAGTATATTGTGGAAAATTCGCTGGACAAAGCGGTGGCAGAGGTGTCTCTTATGGATGAGATTTCAGAAAAAGCAGCGGAGAATATGACAAAGGCTGTATTTTATAAGGAACTGGCAGTACAGAATTGCCCTATTTCTCATATTCAACTGGGAATCGCCGGATTCTCCTGGAAGCAGACCCGCGTGGATAAGAGAGTGATTGATGCTCAGATCAGGTATTCCGTGCCTTTCCCTCTGAGATTTTTCGGAAAAAAAAGTATAGAGTTGCGGGACAGTTGCAGAATGGTCAGGTGGATTGGGAACCAGGAGAGTAATTCCGGGAATCAGGAACAGGAATGGGTGTATGTGACGCCCAGGGAACAGGTATTTCATACCAGCCGGACCTGTACCCATCTGAAGCTGTCCGTGATGGCAGTGTCCTCTGACAGGCTGAACACGGACTGGAACACCTGCAGTGCCTGCGGGCACTGTGCCAGAGGAAAAAAACCGGGAGCTGTGGTTTATGTTACCCGTGAAGGGGAGAGTTATCATCTGAAAGTAAACTGCAGCGGATTAAAGAGAACGGTGTATATGATACCAAAAGAACAGACAGGGGGAAAAAGGCCCTGTACAAGATGTGGAGGAAAATGA